CCTTGGGGTGCTCAAGGAGACTctatatcgactacaggcagttgaacaaagttactACTAAAAACAAGTATcatttacctaggattgatgatctatttgatcaCTTAGCAGAAGCATTGTTTCTCTAATATAGATGAGATCAGGGTatcatcaattaaaaataagagaagaagatgttgtTAAGACAAATTTTAGGACCATATATGGGTATTATGAATTTCTAGTAATGTCGTTTGAGTTGACAAATTTCCCTGCATCATTCATGGAACTCATGGATAGAGTATTTATGCCATTTTTAGAccactttattattatatttattaatgataTCTTAGTATATTCTAGAAATGCAAAGGAGTATACTCATCATTTAAAGAGTGTTACAGACTTTGAGAGAGCATAGATTGTATGcaaagttctctaagtgtgattTCTAGTAAGGAGAATTTCTTTATTAGATGATGTATTGTCAGAGAACGATATTGAACTAGACCCTACGAAAGTAGAAGCAATATCAAACTAGACTAGACCCACTATAGTAACCGAGATAAAAGTTTTAAGGTTTGACAAGTTACTATAAGATATTTATTTAGGATTTTTCCAAAATAGTTGATCCTATGATCAGGTAGACTCAGAAGAATTAGAAGTTTATATGGAAAGATTAGTATGAAGAGAGTTTCCAAGAATTAAAGAAAATGTTGATTTCTggaccagtgttagctttgcctttGAGCAATGAAAACTTAGTgttttatgatgcattccaAGTGGAATTAGATTAtgtattgatgcagaatgataagGTAATCacttatgcttctagatagTTAATGAACTATAAGTTGAATTACTCCACACACGATCTACAAATGGCAGCTGTAACatttgcactcaagatatggaggcattatctttatgggagtaaaatatgagatcttcacaaattataaaagtttttgatacatcttgagtcagaaagagctaaacttgaggcagaggagatggtagaactgcttagtgattttGACTGAAAGATTTAAtaccatccgagtaaggcaAATGTGATAGCAAATGTTCTTAGCCGAGAGTTACTTGGCTgtttatctcacattacagTAGAAAAAATACCAATAGTGAAAGAGTTTTATAAGTTAATCAATGAAATCTTACAAGTAGAATTCTCTTGTAAAGTTACTTTAGTGGCACAAATAAAAGTGATACTTATATTTTTGGAGCAAGtggcacaaaaaaaaaaaaaagacctagagttgatgaaaataatAGGAGCAATTCAGCAATGTAAGAATGATAAGTTTATGTTTGACAATAGAGGGATCCTCCAATATGGCAACAAATTGTGTACTGAAAGGAGAtcttatgagagaagctcataagcATAGTATTCGCCCTAGAGCTACCAAAATTTATCAAGATCATAATTGGTGGCCTTCTATAAGGAGGAAAGTAGCGCATTTTGTATCTGCACAAAAGGCAAAAAAGTATTGGGCTTTGGTGCAACCTGTgttgaaaaataataagattattattattattatcaaaaaGAATTTCATATCAACTTTCATTTTGAAAATGGTAAATAGAAATGATCATTTTATAATCAAATTTCCCTTTATACCTCAAATCTTGAAGGATCAAACTTTTCAGGATCTGGAAATATTTCTGGGCTATGGTGAATGTTTCTGAAAAGTGGCAAAACTTTCCATCCTTTTGGGATTAGATATCCTGAAAATGAGAATTAAGTAAATAAGAAACTATTGCCATAATTGATAAGATGTTTAATAATCTGAGTTAAGCCTCTTAGAAAGCTTGAAGACAAAAAcccaaaagaataaaatttgaaaaaaaaaatctcagttTCTGCATTTGACACAACTCACTGACCTTCATATTCAACATCCTCAACAGCTTCTCTAAAAGTGAAAGATAAAATTGAAGCAACTCTCAGTGTCTCTTGAATCACCCTTGTAGTAATTGGCATCTTTTTGGTATCTGCCCAAGTGAGAAGCTCTTCCTCACCACCCTTCTCTTTACTTGTTACTATGTCCTCTTGCTCTTCCTGCAAAACCCAGAAGGCAGCACACAAAACAAggtcatttaaattattattattattattttatatttttcattctaCAATAATATTGTAATAATGTCAGAATTTAAAGACAATACTCACAGTGACAGCTTGAAGAACACTGGGGTTTTCTCCAAGGTACTTGAGAATCCATGTTAGAACACTAGCAGTTGTGTCACGAGCTGCAAAGATTACACCTATAATATTATCAGCTATTTGATCGTCTGTGAGGCCTTCTTTGTCACCCATGAAGGATCCAAGCAAGTCATTTTTATCGAGCTTCATTTGCCTTCTGCTAGAGAGAATTTTTGCCAAGATCTGAGCAAGTTCTTTTCTTGCTTTCATGGATTTGTTGAAGAGTGTCCCTGGCAGGTTAATGGGCATTGAATTGTATCCTTTCTCAAGAATGTAGTAACATCTCTTCAGATCTTCTCTGTATAGGAACTCATCCTTTCCAAATATTGAAAGTAGTGCAACGTTGAATGTGTACTGCATCAAACAAGCAAAACCAGTTCAGTTCGTAGGCAGAGAGAAACAGAGCTTCTCTGTTTTAACTGATAAGAATGCAAGAAAATGGAAGAATACGTACAGTTTTCATTTCCTGGAAAGTGTTTATAATTCTTCCTTCCCAAGATTTTAGAGAGTCTTTGGCAATGGATTCAATATCACAGACGGTGGTTTTGATTGCTTCAGGAACAAAGGCACGAAGTACAAGTTTTCTCAACTTAGCATGGTAATCTCCCTGGTGAAAGAAGATGGCTTGTTTGCCTAACATCCTCTCTTTACTTGCAGGAAATGTTGGTTTGAACAGATGAGCTCTTGTTACAAGCACGAATTTAGCAGCTTCAGGACTTGAAATCATCACACAGGGACAACCCAAGATGTGGGTTTTGAAGACAGAGTCATACCTACATCAACACACAACAAAATCCCATTAGCCCATTAGCAGAATATGCAAAAATTTCAATGTTAAAGAAAAATTGGTAGTCAGTAGTCACCTCTTCAGTTTAGAGGCAAAGAAGACATTTGGGTTTTGAGAGTAGAGTTGGAAGGTTTTGCCTATGTAAGGCCAACCCAATGAGCCAGGAGGGAGAGGCAAATTCCGGGGATTGAAATCAAAGAATTTGAAGATAGAATGGAAGAGAAAGACAAGGAGAATTGAAACAAAGAATAGCATAAACAATAAGGAAATGAATTCCATAGATGGTGTTTGTTATTTTGTGTGAATCAGAAGTAGTAGCAGAAGTAGTTAGCTAAGTGGCAAAGAACTTGTGTGGAGAAAACAAGTGAAGAAGAGACTTATTTATAGGCTATTGGGTTAAGAAAATAAAACCCACAAAAAAAacccaaatatttttttttttttgaaaaaaaataaaggaaaatatAGTTAGCTAAAAGtaggaaagagagaaagagaaggggAGCTTTCAAATACAGCTTGAAATCCACACGGAATCCTGGTCCAGCTCATGCATGGTATTAGGTATGGTGAGTTTTACAGTTTTGGTCATGAGAGTTAGCACGTGCGAAGAAAGACACATGGAGAGTGTGAGAGAAAATTTGACCAGAAGAAGAGAGGGGTGGGGTTGAGTGCTCTATGAGTATGAAGAGGGGGATggattttgattattttaataacccatttgaatttttaatcatGTAATTCAAGTGAATTTGAGATACCCTTTATGCAATTTCAATAATAATCAAAATCATCTTTTGTCTCTTTTATattctctctcttctctccatAGTTGAGTTGTGTGGCTTGACAGTGGGGCCTACATCTATCAAAATCATCATTATATATCTCTCCCCTTTTTGTGCCCTGTTGTTGTACAACTTGTACGTACGGGCTCCATCCTCCTCATTCTCCGAAACCTCATTTCGATCTCTCCCCTCTTTCCTTTCTTTCAtggttaatttataatatactttccgaaatttattaaaatttataatttaatttttactattttaataaaaaataatttaatttttaatattttattctattgataaaatgatttttatgttaaaatttactattaagtTAGAATAATCTAATCATTTaactttcaatttttataatagtttattctttttaatttaatattttttaataatttattttttataattttaatatttataataatttaatctttttaatttaaatcggtCTTTTTCAATCGTAGTtgattaatagtaaatttaataaGAAGACTATTTTGTTAACTGATATTGCACAAGAGTTATTCAAAATAAGCTATGAACTGTTACTATAAAAACTATAGAATAAAGTCACATGA
This region of Manihot esculenta cultivar AM560-2 chromosome 10, M.esculenta_v8, whole genome shotgun sequence genomic DNA includes:
- the LOC122724855 gene encoding abscisic acid 8'-hydroxylase CYP707A2-like, with the protein product MEFISLLFMLFFVSILLVFLFHSIFKFFDFNPRNLPLPPGSLGWPYIGKTFQLYSQNPNVFFASKLKRYDSVFKTHILGCPCVMISSPEAAKFVLVTRAHLFKPTFPASKERMLGKQAIFFHQGDYHAKLRKLVLRAFVPEAIKTTVCDIESIAKDSLKSWEGRIINTFQEMKTYTFNVALLSIFGKDEFLYREDLKRCYYILEKGYNSMPINLPGTLFNKSMKARKELAQILAKILSSRRQMKLDKNDLLGSFMGDKEGLTDDQIADNIIGVIFAARDTTASVLTWILKYLGENPSVLQAVTEEQEDIVTSKEKGGEEELLTWADTKKMPITTRVIQETLRVASILSFTFREAVEDVEYEGYLIPKGWKVLPLFRNIHHSPEIFPDPEKFDPSRFEVAPKPNTFLPFVQIQNALLSSL